In Deltaproteobacteria bacterium, the following proteins share a genomic window:
- a CDS encoding sigma-54-dependent Fis family transcriptional regulator, translating to MVFLEEPHVTGAILIVEDEAPIRESLAEVLRADGHQVTCATDGVAAMAALDTQEFDLVLSDVRMPGADGLAVLKHAREVTPQAPVLMMTAYATLDTAVEALRRGAHDYLAKPLVFEDVQHKIRFLLRNRLMAWENTLLRAEVQRQWNPETLVSESPAMQAVVATVRGLAAGAGPVLITGERGAGKESIARAVHYFSRRRNSVFLSLHCAGVPEHELDGQLFGQRRGAIPGAGDSREGWLQRARGGTVFLNGLAVLPPRLQDKLLRVVEANEVIPVGGQSAVGIDVRIIAASNHDLQRAVEAGRFRADLYARVKSDTIEVPPLRERREDIPALAAHFVRLYSHEFRRHVQGIDATALQHLLRLPWPGNVRQLANVIEHAVLVGGGEWIMLRDLPVAAHVGEATCMLAPAASTLDDALRACEKAHIEATLAAAAHDKRAAAQRLGISLSSLYRKLASLGIALRGPTPSE from the coding sequence ATGGTGTTTTTGGAAGAGCCGCACGTGACTGGCGCGATCCTGATTGTAGAAGACGAGGCCCCGATTCGCGAAAGCCTTGCCGAGGTGTTGCGCGCGGATGGCCATCAGGTCACCTGTGCCACAGATGGTGTGGCCGCGATGGCGGCGCTCGATACACAGGAATTCGACCTGGTGCTGTCGGACGTTCGCATGCCGGGAGCCGACGGATTAGCGGTGCTCAAGCACGCCCGCGAGGTCACCCCCCAGGCGCCAGTGCTGATGATGACCGCCTACGCCACGCTCGACACGGCCGTGGAGGCTTTACGGCGCGGGGCGCATGACTACTTAGCCAAGCCCTTGGTATTCGAGGACGTGCAGCACAAGATCCGCTTTCTGCTGCGCAATCGCTTGATGGCCTGGGAGAACACGCTCCTGCGCGCCGAGGTCCAGCGGCAATGGAACCCGGAAACGCTGGTGAGCGAGTCACCGGCAATGCAGGCGGTGGTGGCGACCGTACGCGGCTTGGCGGCCGGGGCCGGACCGGTGTTGATCACCGGCGAACGCGGCGCCGGCAAAGAGAGCATCGCCCGCGCCGTGCACTACTTCAGCCGGCGCCGCAACAGCGTCTTCTTATCCCTGCACTGCGCCGGAGTGCCGGAACACGAGCTGGACGGGCAGCTGTTCGGGCAGCGACGCGGAGCGATACCCGGCGCGGGCGACAGTCGCGAAGGCTGGTTACAGCGGGCCCGCGGCGGCACGGTGTTCCTCAACGGTTTGGCGGTATTACCGCCGCGTCTGCAAGACAAACTGCTGCGAGTCGTCGAGGCCAACGAGGTCATCCCCGTGGGCGGACAGAGCGCCGTCGGGATCGACGTCCGCATCATTGCGGCGAGCAATCATGATTTGCAGCGAGCGGTCGAGGCGGGCAGATTCCGTGCCGACCTCTACGCGCGGGTCAAGAGCGATACCATCGAGGTACCGCCGCTGCGGGAGCGGCGCGAGGACATCCCCGCCCTGGCCGCGCACTTCGTGCGTTTGTACAGCCATGAATTCCGCCGCCACGTCCAAGGCATCGACGCCACCGCGTTACAGCACTTGCTGCGACTGCCATGGCCCGGCAACGTGCGCCAGCTCGCCAACGTAATCGAGCACGCCGTATTGGTCGGGGGCGGCGAATGGATCATGCTCCGCGACTTGCCCGTAGCCGCCCATGTCGGCGAAGCCACTTGCATGCTAGCGCCGGCCGCCAGCACCTTAGATGACGCACTGCGGGCGTGTGAAAAGGCCCACATCGAGGCCACCCTCGCCGCCGCGGCCCATGATAAGCGCGCGGCCGCGCAACGACTCGGGATTTCGCTGTCCTCGCTCTATCGCAAGCTGGCAAGCTTAGGCATCGCCCTGCGTGGCCCGACTCCGTCCGAGTAA
- a CDS encoding hemerythrin domain-containing protein → MSTTIDLLSEQHQEVLAHLAKTEEALGADARGNAAAALAEYLHHDVVQHFAIEEEALFPIMGRHLGYDHGPLAVMNAEHADFRRLLEGLTRGVETGDVEQQRENAHGLIDLLRGHIAKEDQVLFPMAARLLGPEELGEVDQRAAALRAAS, encoded by the coding sequence ATGAGTACCACGATTGACCTGCTGAGTGAGCAACACCAAGAGGTTCTGGCCCATCTGGCCAAGACCGAGGAAGCGTTAGGTGCAGACGCAAGAGGCAATGCCGCAGCTGCGCTTGCCGAGTACTTGCATCACGATGTCGTGCAGCACTTCGCCATAGAGGAAGAAGCGCTGTTCCCGATTATGGGCCGGCACCTGGGCTACGACCATGGGCCGCTGGCAGTCATGAACGCCGAGCATGCGGACTTCCGCCGGCTGCTGGAAGGGCTGACCCGGGGCGTGGAAACGGGCGACGTGGAGCAGCAGAGAGAGAATGCCCACGGCTTGATCGACTTGCTCCGCGGTCACATTGCCAAGGAAGACCAGGTTCTCTTTCCGATGGCGGCACGCCTGCTCGGCCCCGAGGAGCTGGGCGAGGTCGACCAACGGGCCGCCGCGCTCCGTGCTGCCTCGTGA
- a CDS encoding CBS domain-containing protein, with translation MDASDSLDLADDLMRLGRIRHMPIVSGGRLVGILSQRDLFRAAISSVLQFRSSTEREWLAKISIREAMTASVYTVTPGTAVREAVEIMIEKRIGCLPVLEEGAVVGLLSESDCLRYLARLLDISQTKADLPELPSPD, from the coding sequence TTGGACGCCTCGGACAGCTTGGATTTGGCGGATGACCTGATGCGCCTAGGCCGCATCCGGCACATGCCGATCGTGTCGGGCGGCCGGCTGGTCGGCATTCTCTCCCAGCGCGACCTTTTCCGTGCCGCCATTTCATCGGTACTGCAGTTCCGGTCGTCAACCGAACGGGAATGGCTGGCGAAAATCTCAATCCGAGAAGCCATGACCGCCAGCGTCTACACCGTGACACCCGGCACGGCGGTGCGCGAGGCGGTCGAGATCATGATCGAGAAACGAATTGGCTGTTTGCCGGTGCTCGAGGAAGGCGCGGTGGTGGGGCTGCTGAGCGAAAGCGACTGCTTGCGCTATCTGGCCCGTCTGCTGGATATCTCGCAAACCAAAGCCGATCTTCCCGAACTTCCGTCGCCAGACTAG
- a CDS encoding c-type cytochrome — MSTRLSFGTALFVCALTLRVSAEAAPPVAAAEGPGSATHTDDTSRPLPARWTPTEAVPSSPELIKLGEQVYTKQCVACHGAKGDGEGEAAYLLYPKPRNFRTGRFRLVSTWEGMPTDEDLYLTISRGMPGSAMPSWGHLSEKERWGLVHYVKSLMEAPITIKPSAAPAAEGQQGTGIVIVPPEPPYDAAAQARAQELFKDACASCHGVTGKGDGVDVQRDEAGYPTRPRDLTLGVFKGSPEPEVIYRRIIAGLPGSPMPMSDWAYGNDAWHLVHFVRSLSSDAQRARAEMRRFAIPVTRVAKLPDHPDAGTWASTRAINLHLMPLWWRTDRPEEVTVRALHDGKDIAFQLVWQDITHDATAMRTQDFRDAAAVELSATADPPFFAMGAKGQFVNIWMWKSERQADLEPAFQDLEKVYPNLGIDSYPNLLKSAVEQPLRHALTLESDPTFVTAWGAGNIVADPTRASAAEDLTAQGFGTLRARPPVDHTVAAKGVYGTDSYRVVFRRALKGKGEGAVTLEPGTTVPVAFAIWNGTAGDRDGKKSVTIWQELNLEK; from the coding sequence ATGAGCACAAGACTAAGCTTCGGTACCGCGTTGTTTGTCTGCGCGTTGACGCTGCGGGTCAGCGCCGAGGCGGCGCCACCGGTGGCAGCAGCGGAAGGCCCAGGGTCGGCGACCCACACCGATGATACGAGTCGGCCGTTGCCGGCTAGGTGGACGCCGACGGAAGCCGTGCCGTCCAGCCCCGAGTTGATCAAGCTGGGCGAGCAGGTCTACACCAAGCAGTGCGTGGCCTGCCATGGCGCCAAGGGCGATGGCGAAGGCGAGGCCGCCTACCTGCTCTACCCGAAGCCGCGCAACTTCCGCACCGGTCGCTTCCGTCTGGTCTCAACCTGGGAAGGCATGCCCACGGACGAAGACCTCTACCTCACGATTTCGCGCGGAATGCCGGGATCGGCAATGCCCTCGTGGGGGCACCTCTCCGAGAAAGAACGGTGGGGGCTGGTTCATTACGTCAAGTCGCTGATGGAGGCCCCGATCACTATCAAGCCGAGCGCGGCGCCGGCGGCCGAAGGCCAGCAGGGCACCGGCATCGTTATCGTTCCGCCAGAGCCGCCATACGATGCCGCGGCTCAGGCGCGCGCGCAGGAGTTGTTCAAAGACGCTTGCGCCTCGTGCCACGGCGTCACCGGCAAGGGCGACGGTGTCGATGTGCAACGTGACGAGGCCGGCTACCCGACCCGGCCGCGCGACCTGACCCTCGGCGTCTTCAAAGGCAGCCCGGAACCTGAGGTAATCTATCGCCGGATCATCGCCGGCTTGCCCGGCTCGCCGATGCCGATGAGCGACTGGGCTTACGGTAACGACGCCTGGCACCTGGTTCATTTCGTGCGCTCGCTGTCGAGCGATGCCCAACGGGCACGGGCCGAGATGCGCCGCTTCGCCATCCCCGTCACCCGCGTGGCAAAGCTGCCGGATCACCCCGATGCCGGCACCTGGGCGAGTACCCGCGCCATCAACTTGCATCTGATGCCGTTGTGGTGGCGCACCGACCGGCCCGAAGAAGTCACCGTGCGCGCATTGCACGACGGCAAAGACATCGCCTTCCAGTTGGTCTGGCAAGACATCACGCACGACGCCACCGCCATGCGGACGCAGGACTTCCGCGACGCCGCCGCCGTCGAGTTGTCCGCCACCGCCGATCCGCCGTTCTTCGCCATGGGCGCCAAAGGGCAGTTCGTCAACATTTGGATGTGGAAGTCGGAGCGCCAAGCCGACCTCGAACCCGCGTTCCAGGACCTCGAGAAGGTCTACCCGAACCTCGGCATCGACTCCTATCCCAACCTGTTGAAGTCGGCGGTCGAACAGCCGCTTCGCCATGCGCTCACCTTGGAGTCGGACCCCACGTTCGTGACCGCTTGGGGTGCCGGCAACATCGTGGCCGATCCGACAAGGGCGAGCGCGGCCGAGGATCTCACCGCGCAGGGGTTCGGCACCCTGCGTGCCCGACCGCCGGTGGATCACACGGTGGCGGCCAAAGGGGTGTACGGAACCGACTCGTACCGTGTCGTCTTCCGCCGTGCTCTCAAGGGTAAGGGTGAGGGTGCGGTTACGCTCGAGCCCGGTACCACGGTGCCGGTTGCGTTCGCGATCTGGAACGGCACCGCCGGTGACCGCGACGGCAAGAAGTCGGTCACCATCTGGCAGGAACTCAACTTAGAGAAGTGA
- a CDS encoding molybdopterin-dependent oxidoreductase: MSDQHYFDLSRRSFLRWLGIGTGAAAISAGVPLRLLAAADPDQNPLAGSVTREWEKIYRDQYSYDSSFDWVCSPNDTHACRVRAYVRNGIVTRLGATYDYQNYADLYGNHATVNWNPRQCAKGYTFHRVLYGPYRLRHPIVRRGWKAWADAGFPELTPELKKKYMFDARGQDEFVQIAWDDAFDVIARALVAIATRYSGDEGAKRLLAQGYQPEMVKEMGGAGTRTFKMRGGMGLLGVIGKYGMYRLNNSMALLDAKLRGVDHEQARGGRNFSNYTWHGDQAPGHPWVHGLQTSDCDFNDLRSSKLIIMDGKNLVENKLTDSHWFIECMERGAKIVVIAPEYGPPSTKADYWIPIRPQTDAALWLGVTKLMMDKGQYNESFVKRFTDFPLLVRKDNLKRLRAHEVFADYKSSLSPDGPSMKVQGLKPEQHDKLGDYVVWDAKTNGPRAITRDEVGETMTKNGIDPTLEGSFKVKLADGKTVEVATLWTLYQTHLKDYDIKSVCEITHAPQHLVEQLAEDIATMKPVAIHQGEGINHWFHATEMNRASYLPLMLTGNVGIPGSGSHTWAGNYKAAIFQGSPWTGPGFKGWVAEDPFEITLDPNAPGKAIHAHAYTKDEEPAYWNHGDQALIVNTPKFGRKNFTGQSHMPTPTKAMIFTNVNLINNAKWAYAMIKNVNPNVEMIVSLDIQMTASIEYADLALPANSWLEFEGLEITASCSNPFLQIWKGGIPPVFDSKDDLMILAGIARAMADITGEQRFRDYFAFADPDKRGVYVQRLLDSSTTTVGFKLDDIMAGKYGPPGGTLLNFRTYPRIPFYEQVVDSEPFHTDTGRMHAYADVPEAIEYGENFIVHREGPEATPYLPNVIVSNNPFVRPEDYGIKPSAEHWDDRTIRNIKMPWAKVKTTKNFLWEKGYHFYCLTPKTRHRVHSSWSNVDWHMLYDSNFGDPYRLDKRAPSVGEHQLHINPQAARDLGINDGDYVYIDANPADRPYLGAKPDDPFYRVARCMLRVKYNHAYPYNCVMMKHAPFIATEKSVKAHETRPDGRALSENTGYQANLRYGSQQSITRNWHMPMHQTDTLFHKAKVFMGFIFGGEADNHALNTVPKETLVRVTKAEDGGMGGKGVWKPATTGFTPDNENEFMKRYLAGDLIKT; encoded by the coding sequence ATGAGCGACCAACATTATTTCGATCTGAGCCGGCGTAGCTTCTTGCGCTGGTTGGGTATTGGCACCGGCGCCGCCGCGATCAGCGCGGGCGTCCCACTCCGACTGCTGGCGGCGGCTGACCCGGATCAGAATCCGCTCGCCGGGTCGGTGACGCGGGAGTGGGAGAAGATCTACCGCGACCAGTACAGCTATGATTCGTCCTTCGATTGGGTCTGCTCGCCCAACGACACGCACGCCTGCCGGGTGCGCGCCTACGTCCGCAATGGCATCGTCACCCGCCTGGGCGCGACCTATGACTACCAGAACTACGCCGACCTCTACGGCAATCACGCCACCGTGAACTGGAACCCGCGCCAGTGCGCCAAGGGGTACACCTTTCACCGCGTCCTCTACGGCCCGTACCGCCTGCGCCATCCGATCGTGCGCCGCGGGTGGAAAGCTTGGGCCGATGCCGGCTTCCCGGAACTGACCCCTGAGTTGAAGAAGAAATACATGTTCGACGCCCGCGGCCAGGACGAGTTCGTCCAGATCGCGTGGGACGATGCTTTCGACGTGATCGCGCGCGCCCTGGTTGCCATCGCCACCCGCTACAGCGGCGACGAAGGCGCCAAGCGCCTACTCGCCCAGGGCTATCAACCCGAGATGGTCAAGGAGATGGGCGGCGCCGGCACCCGCACCTTCAAGATGCGCGGCGGCATGGGCTTGCTCGGCGTCATCGGCAAGTACGGCATGTACCGTCTCAATAACTCGATGGCACTACTCGACGCCAAGCTCCGCGGCGTCGATCACGAGCAAGCCCGCGGTGGGCGCAACTTCTCCAACTACACTTGGCACGGTGACCAGGCCCCGGGCCATCCCTGGGTGCACGGCCTGCAGACCTCCGACTGCGACTTCAATGACCTGCGCTCGTCCAAACTCATCATCATGGACGGGAAGAACCTGGTCGAGAACAAGCTCACCGACTCGCACTGGTTCATCGAGTGCATGGAGCGCGGCGCCAAGATCGTCGTCATCGCGCCCGAGTACGGGCCGCCGTCCACCAAAGCCGACTACTGGATTCCCATCCGCCCGCAGACCGACGCGGCGCTCTGGCTCGGCGTCACCAAGCTGATGATGGACAAGGGCCAGTACAACGAGAGCTTCGTCAAGCGCTTCACCGACTTTCCGCTGCTGGTGCGCAAAGACAACCTCAAGCGCCTGCGCGCCCACGAGGTGTTCGCCGACTACAAGTCCAGCCTGTCGCCCGACGGCCCATCGATGAAAGTCCAGGGCCTTAAGCCCGAGCAGCACGACAAGCTGGGTGACTATGTGGTCTGGGATGCCAAGACCAACGGGCCGCGCGCGATCACTCGCGACGAAGTCGGCGAGACGATGACCAAGAACGGCATCGATCCCACCCTGGAAGGCTCGTTCAAGGTGAAGCTCGCTGACGGCAAGACGGTCGAAGTTGCCACGCTGTGGACTCTCTACCAGACGCACCTCAAGGACTACGACATCAAGAGCGTTTGCGAGATCACCCACGCCCCGCAGCATCTGGTCGAGCAACTCGCCGAGGACATCGCCACCATGAAGCCGGTGGCCATCCATCAGGGCGAGGGCATCAATCATTGGTTCCACGCCACCGAGATGAACCGTGCCTCATATCTGCCGTTGATGCTTACCGGCAACGTCGGCATCCCGGGCTCCGGTTCCCATACCTGGGCGGGCAACTACAAGGCTGCCATCTTCCAGGGCTCGCCCTGGACCGGCCCGGGCTTCAAGGGGTGGGTAGCGGAGGACCCGTTCGAGATCACGCTCGATCCCAACGCTCCGGGCAAGGCCATCCACGCTCACGCCTATACCAAGGATGAAGAGCCGGCGTACTGGAACCACGGCGACCAGGCACTCATCGTCAACACCCCCAAGTTCGGCCGCAAGAACTTCACCGGCCAAAGCCACATGCCGACGCCCACCAAGGCGATGATCTTCACCAACGTGAACCTGATCAACAACGCCAAGTGGGCCTACGCGATGATCAAGAACGTCAATCCGAACGTCGAGATGATCGTCTCGCTCGACATCCAGATGACCGCCTCGATCGAGTACGCCGACCTCGCACTGCCGGCCAATTCATGGCTCGAGTTCGAAGGGCTCGAAATCACCGCCAGCTGCTCGAATCCGTTCCTGCAGATCTGGAAGGGCGGCATCCCGCCGGTGTTCGACAGCAAGGACGACCTAATGATCCTGGCCGGCATCGCCCGCGCGATGGCGGACATCACCGGCGAGCAACGCTTCCGCGACTACTTTGCCTTCGCCGATCCGGACAAGCGCGGCGTCTACGTCCAACGCTTGCTCGACAGCTCCACCACCACCGTTGGCTTCAAGCTCGACGACATCATGGCCGGCAAGTACGGCCCGCCGGGCGGTACGCTGCTCAACTTCCGCACCTACCCCCGCATCCCGTTCTACGAGCAGGTGGTCGACAGCGAGCCGTTCCACACCGATACCGGCCGCATGCACGCCTACGCCGACGTCCCCGAGGCGATCGAGTACGGCGAAAACTTCATCGTCCACCGCGAGGGGCCGGAAGCCACGCCCTACCTGCCCAACGTCATCGTCAGCAACAACCCGTTCGTCCGCCCCGAAGACTACGGCATCAAGCCCAGCGCCGAGCACTGGGACGACCGCACGATCCGCAACATCAAGATGCCGTGGGCCAAGGTGAAAACGACCAAGAACTTCCTCTGGGAGAAGGGCTACCACTTCTACTGCCTGACACCGAAGACCCGCCACCGCGTCCACAGCAGCTGGTCGAACGTCGACTGGCACATGCTCTACGACTCGAACTTCGGCGACCCCTATCGCCTCGACAAGCGGGCGCCGAGCGTGGGTGAGCATCAACTGCACATCAACCCCCAGGCGGCGCGCGACCTCGGCATCAACGACGGCGACTACGTTTACATTGACGCCAACCCGGCCGACCGGCCGTACCTGGGAGCCAAGCCGGATGACCCGTTCTACCGCGTCGCCCGCTGTATGCTGCGGGTGAAGTACAATCACGCCTACCCGTACAATTGCGTGATGATGAAACACGCGCCGTTCATCGCTACGGAGAAGAGCGTCAAGGCCCACGAAACCCGGCCCGATGGCCGCGCGCTTTCGGAGAATACCGGCTATCAAGCCAACCTGCGCTACGGCTCGCAGCAGTCGATCACCCGCAACTGGCACATGCCGATGCACCAGACCGACACGCTCTTCCACAAGGCCAAGGTCTTCATGGGCTTCATCTTCGGTGGCGAGGCCGACAACCACGCCCTCAATACCGTGCCCAAGGAAACCCTGGTGCGCGTCACCAAGGCCGAAGACGGCGGTATGGGCGGCAAGGGCGTCTGGAAGCCCGCCACCACCGGCTTCACTCCCGACAACGAAAACGAATTCATGAAGCGCTACCTGGCGGGAGACTTGATCAAAACGTGA
- a CDS encoding DUF1329 domain-containing protein: MKRVLWVVLLAAATVARAEVQPGEVITKQNLDKARELLSPGIAWCVEHGMSITVAPTKKVEWPRAYREATEQNRGQVRLSPDGNTLENYVAGMPFPDIDPDAPDAATRIMWNYQYKPILTDDVLMRDFQVPSGPLTYDAPMVPDREFVLGDFRRLYYNGRLFVDPKPELPNPDRIRYKEILSPVVAPFDMKGVGQLSFRYLSAARQDDTWLYVPAVRRIRRMSTTQRSDSLFGQDTDQDSYWGFSGHIAWSDWKLLGVKEVLGVVHREHYPPKRCSGGADFVYCDNWEKRRAYVIEGISRLPQYAYGKRVLYIDAEAWVVLYSDIYDKRGELWKVWIEFFSFRKQAHPTSAVIYEDEMGFTSATMIDTQMNHATVIMIPGPAAASAETWFFNKGAAARSPYARGNVESVFAVSHLIEAGH; encoded by the coding sequence ATGAAACGGGTGCTGTGGGTTGTGCTACTGGCCGCGGCCACCGTGGCCCGGGCCGAGGTGCAGCCCGGAGAGGTGATCACCAAGCAGAATCTGGACAAGGCGCGCGAGCTGCTCAGCCCGGGAATCGCCTGGTGCGTCGAACACGGCATGAGTATCACCGTCGCACCGACCAAGAAGGTGGAGTGGCCGCGCGCTTACCGCGAGGCGACGGAGCAGAACCGCGGCCAGGTGCGGCTCTCGCCCGACGGCAATACGCTGGAGAACTACGTCGCCGGCATGCCCTTCCCCGACATCGACCCCGACGCCCCCGACGCCGCCACCAGGATCATGTGGAATTATCAGTACAAACCGATCCTCACCGACGACGTCTTGATGCGCGACTTCCAAGTGCCGAGCGGACCGCTTACCTATGACGCGCCGATGGTACCCGACCGCGAGTTCGTGCTCGGCGACTTCCGCCGCCTTTACTACAATGGCCGTCTCTTCGTTGATCCTAAGCCGGAGCTGCCCAACCCTGACCGCATTCGCTACAAGGAGATCCTCAGCCCGGTGGTGGCGCCCTTCGACATGAAGGGCGTCGGCCAGCTCTCTTTCCGCTACCTCAGCGCCGCGCGCCAGGATGACACGTGGCTCTATGTGCCGGCGGTGCGCCGCATCCGCCGCATGTCGACCACCCAGCGCAGCGACTCCCTGTTCGGCCAGGATACGGACCAAGACTCCTACTGGGGCTTCAGCGGCCACATTGCCTGGAGCGACTGGAAGCTGCTCGGGGTCAAGGAGGTGCTCGGGGTCGTACACCGCGAGCACTACCCGCCCAAGCGCTGCTCGGGCGGCGCGGATTTCGTTTACTGTGACAACTGGGAGAAGCGCCGAGCTTACGTCATCGAGGGCATTTCCAGGCTGCCACAGTATGCCTACGGCAAGCGCGTCCTTTATATCGATGCGGAGGCATGGGTGGTGCTCTACTCCGACATCTACGACAAACGCGGAGAGCTGTGGAAAGTGTGGATAGAGTTCTTCTCGTTCCGCAAGCAGGCCCACCCCACCTCGGCCGTCATCTACGAGGATGAGATGGGATTCACCTCGGCAACGATGATCGACACCCAGATGAACCACGCCACGGTCATAATGATCCCCGGCCCCGCGGCCGCCAGCGCGGAAACCTGGTTCTTCAACAAGGGCGCCGCTGCCCGCTCACCTTACGCCCGGGGAAACGTCGAGAGCGTGTTCGCGGTGTCGCACCTCATCGAGGCCGGGCATTGA
- a CDS encoding nitrate oxidoreductase subunit beta: MPKVLNWQLGRTMEYPYEAAYPKQQFAFVFNINRCIACQSCTMACKSTWTFSKGQEHMWWANVETKPYGGYPQSWDMKILDLLEKANPDGQRWASGSGPYGEFKGQTIFEATRKTLTPDSARVLGYLPDDDEWNSPNIYEDNPVGERGKPMQWDKTGVELPEHKTWFFYLARICNHCSYPACLAACPRKAIYKRPEDGIVLIDQSECRGYRKCVEACPYKKSIYRGNTRTSEKCIACYPRVEGKDPESEGQPMETRCMAACIGQIRMQGLVKLSQDGTWAEDRQNPLYYMIHVAKVALPLYPQLGTSPNGYYIPPRWVPRPYLRQMFGPGVDAALERYSNPDRELLAVLQLFRRSNRIIFRYEIEEGPQVYEASLRGKTVKLYNDTVIAFGQDGKELFRTTVEEPLHVRGAQHANSI; the protein is encoded by the coding sequence ATGCCCAAAGTTCTTAATTGGCAGCTCGGCCGGACGATGGAGTACCCGTATGAAGCGGCGTACCCCAAGCAGCAGTTCGCCTTCGTCTTCAATATCAACCGCTGCATCGCCTGCCAGAGCTGCACCATGGCATGCAAATCGACCTGGACCTTCAGTAAGGGCCAGGAGCACATGTGGTGGGCCAACGTCGAGACCAAGCCCTACGGCGGCTATCCCCAATCCTGGGACATGAAGATCCTCGACCTGCTCGAAAAGGCCAACCCCGACGGCCAGCGCTGGGCGAGCGGTTCCGGCCCCTATGGCGAATTCAAGGGCCAGACGATTTTCGAGGCGACGCGCAAGACCCTCACGCCCGACAGCGCCCGCGTGCTCGGCTATCTGCCGGACGACGACGAGTGGAACTCGCCGAACATCTACGAGGACAACCCGGTGGGCGAGCGCGGCAAGCCGATGCAGTGGGACAAGACCGGCGTCGAGCTGCCCGAGCACAAGACCTGGTTCTTCTACCTCGCCCGCATCTGCAATCATTGCAGCTACCCGGCCTGCCTGGCGGCCTGCCCGCGCAAGGCGATCTACAAGCGGCCCGAAGATGGCATCGTGCTGATCGACCAGAGCGAGTGCCGCGGCTACCGCAAGTGCGTCGAGGCCTGCCCGTACAAGAAGTCGATCTATCGCGGCAACACCCGCACCTCCGAGAAGTGCATCGCCTGCTACCCGCGTGTCGAGGGCAAAGATCCCGAAAGCGAGGGGCAGCCGATGGAGACCCGCTGCATGGCTGCCTGCATCGGCCAAATTCGGATGCAGGGCCTGGTCAAACTGAGTCAGGACGGCACTTGGGCCGAAGACCGGCAAAACCCGCTCTACTACATGATCCACGTCGCTAAGGTGGCGCTGCCGCTCTACCCGCAGCTGGGCACCTCGCCGAACGGGTACTACATACCACCGCGTTGGGTGCCGCGGCCGTATCTGCGGCAGATGTTCGGCCCCGGCGTCGATGCGGCGCTCGAACGCTACAGCAACCCCGACCGCGAGTTGCTCGCGGTGCTGCAGCTGTTCCGCCGCTCGAATCGGATCATCTTCCGCTACGAGATCGAGGAGGGGCCGCAGGTCTACGAGGCCTCGTTGCGCGGCAAAACGGTGAAGCTATACAACGACACCGTGATCGCCTTCGGTCAGGACGGTAAGGAATTGTTCCGCACCACCGTGGAGGAGCCCCTGCACGTGCGTGGGGCACAGCATGCCAACTCCATCTGA
- a CDS encoding molecular chaperone TorD family protein yields MPTPSETGASTDLPLCRATVYAALALGFRPPTAETLVRLTSSEAAGALADAARMLEAGAVASGLSQRAAALARPELDLETLGGVHRRLFGHTARGEVPAYETEYGAEALFQQPQELGDLAGFLRAFGLTLRPEARERIDHVSCECEFLAFLACKEAYAIEHNDQEMLTGTVRAGMLFLRDHLARFAPAFGRQLVRHDPAGFYGALGELLLALVQLDCERLGVPTGSELLGLRPDPATVAVPLGCQSADEAAGADSEAEAL; encoded by the coding sequence ATGCCAACTCCATCTGAGACCGGCGCGAGCACCGACCTTCCGCTCTGCCGCGCCACCGTCTATGCCGCGCTGGCGCTGGGCTTTCGCCCGCCGACGGCCGAGACGCTCGTCCGCCTCACCAGCTCAGAAGCGGCCGGCGCTTTGGCCGATGCGGCCCGGATGCTGGAAGCAGGCGCCGTCGCCAGCGGCCTCAGTCAACGGGCGGCGGCGCTGGCTCGGCCCGAGCTCGACCTCGAAACCCTCGGCGGCGTCCACCGCCGGCTCTTCGGCCACACGGCTCGGGGCGAAGTGCCGGCTTACGAAACCGAATACGGCGCGGAGGCGTTGTTCCAACAACCGCAGGAGCTCGGCGACCTGGCCGGCTTCCTGCGCGCCTTCGGCCTCACGCTGCGCCCCGAGGCGCGCGAGCGCATCGACCATGTCAGCTGCGAGTGTGAGTTCCTCGCCTTCCTGGCTTGCAAAGAGGCCTACGCCATAGAGCATAACGATCAGGAGATGCTGACCGGCACAGTGCGAGCTGGCATGCTCTTCCTGCGCGACCACTTGGCCCGCTTTGCCCCCGCCTTCGGCCGGCAGCTGGTTCGGCATGACCCCGCCGGCTTCTACGGCGCGCTCGGCGAGTTGCTGTTGGCGCTGGTGCAGCTCGATTGTGAGCGGCTGGGCGTTCCCACCGGCTCGGAGTTACTGGGGCTGCGACCGGATCCCGCGACCGTCGCCGTTCCCTTAGGCTGTCAGAGTGCAGATGAAGCCGCCGGTGCCGATAGCGAAGCGGAGGCTCTATGA